In the genome of Fulvivirga maritima, one region contains:
- a CDS encoding nucleotide pyrophosphohydrolase, whose translation MSEIQNLIDKLIEFRDARDWQQFHDSKNLASAISIEASELNELYLWKNDIKEIESIDKERLAEELADILSFALLLVEKNKLDVTEIVLNKIKKNNEKYPVSKAKGTAKKYNEL comes from the coding sequence ATGTCCGAAATACAAAATCTAATTGACAAACTAATAGAATTTCGAGACGCTCGAGATTGGCAACAATTCCATGATTCCAAAAATTTAGCGAGTGCTATTTCTATTGAGGCTTCAGAGCTAAATGAACTTTACCTGTGGAAGAATGACATCAAAGAGATTGAATCTATCGACAAAGAACGATTGGCTGAAGAACTGGCCGATATTTTATCATTTGCTCTATTATTAGTAGAAAAAAATAAACTTGATGTTACCGAAATAGTCTTGAACAAAATCAAAAAGAATAATGAAAAGTACCCTGTTTCAAAAGCTAAGGGTACGGCAAAAAAATACAACGAACTTTAA